A segment of the Echinicola strongylocentroti genome:
AATAAGTCTACCTAAACATTCAACTGTATGAAATGGAGTTTTAATGACCTAGCTCAAGTAAGTACCGATGCGCTCGCACAAGGCGCAGATTTGTCAGCTGACATCACCCAAAACTTACTCACTACTAACAACGTGTGGATGATGCTGTCCACAGCCCTTGTATTTATTATGCACCTGGGATTTGCAGGTGTGGAAGCCGGATTTGGCCAAGCCAAAAACACGGTCAACATTCTCTTCAAAAACACCGTCACCCCTATTATTGGAATTGTCTCCTACGCAGTATGTGGATTTTTTCTGATGTACCCAGGATTTGACGTTCCAGGATGGTTTGGATTTGACGGTGCTGGCTGGAGCATGTTCTGGTTTGCCCCGGAAAAAGCCGATGTGACCGCTGGCTATGCGGACGGCGGCTATACTTACTGGACAGACTTCTTGTTCCAGGCCATGTTTGCCGCTACTGCCGCTACGATCGTATCGGGTGCCATTGCCGAGAGGGTAAAACTCTGGGCTTACCTGCTCTTCACCGTCATCTATGTAGGGATAGTATACCCTATCATCGGTAGCTGGAAATGGGGCGGAGGAATGCTCGACAGCTGGGGATTCTATGACTTCGCAGGTTCTACACTCGTTCACTCCGTGGGCGGATGGGGCGCCCTTGCAGGTGTTATCCTCGTAGGCCCACGTATTGGCAAGTATGTAAACGGCAAAACCGTGGACAAGCCAGGTGCCAGTGTACCATTGGCAGTAATCGGCGTATTCCTACTTTGGTTAGGATGGTTCGGATTTAACGGAGGATCGGTACTTTCTGCAGACCCTGCCCTGGTTTCTTTTGTATTGGTGACCACTTCCCTTGCAGCTTGTGCAGGAGGACTGGGAGGCTTCTTGGCCGGCTACTTTGTATTCAAAAGACTGGACTTGGGAATGGTGCTTAACGGTATTCTTGCCGGACTAGTAGGCATCACCGCTGGCGCTGACGTAATCAACCCAGGCCCCGCACTAATAGTAGGGTTTATCGCAGGTATCTTGGTCGTAATGTCCGCAGTAATCTTGGACAAAATGCACTTGGATGACGTAGTAGGTGCTGTATCTGTTCACCTGACTTGCGGCATCTGGGGAACCCTTGCCGTAGGCATCTTCTCCACCAATCCTGACCACAGCTTCCTCACACAGCTAACGGGTGTCGTCGTCTGTGGCATCACCGCTTTCATCTGCGCCTTTGTGATCTTCTACGTCCTAAAAGTAACCGTAGGCATCCGAGTATCCGAAGAGCACGAAAAAACAGGACTGGATTCTCACGAACACGGCATCAGAGGCTACACTATCGTGTATGACGAATAAAAAAACAACCAACCACTATACAACTATCTACCCTGCCCACTCACATCAACGCCAATCAATCTCTGTTTGGGCAGGGTATTCTACCACAAATCCTAACAATTAACAGATAATTTAATTCTAAGTAAAAATGAAAAAACTTCAACTACTAATTGTATTGCTATGTCTAGGGTCTCTTACCACAGTGATGGCCCAGGACCTATCCAAAGTCAGCATCTCAGGATCCGTAGATGCTTATTATAGAGCCAACTTCAATGCTCCTAACAAAGAATTGCCCAACGGCACTTTCGTTGCCCCAGCCACTTCTTTTGCCAACCGACCTGGTTTTGCACTGGGCATGGCAAATATCATCACAGCATATGAAGGTGAAAAAGTAGGTTTTGTAGCTGATTTGGTTTTCGGACCTAGAGGCACAGACGCTGTATTCAACTCCACGGGAAGTTCCAATATCGTGAACCAATTGTATATGTATTGGAATGTCAGTGATGCTGTTACCTTTACTTTTGGTAACTTCAACACCTTCCTTGGCTACGAGGTCATTTCCCCTGCTGCCAACTTCAACTATTCCACTTCTTACATGTTCTCCTACGGCCCTTTCTCCCACACTGGACTGAAAGCAGATATCGCTCTGAGCGAAAACTGGTCGCTGATGGCTGCCGTAATGAACCCTACTGACTGGACAGAGTTTAACTGGGCTGGCTCCTACACTGGAGGTCTTCAATTGGGTTATGAAAATGACAATGGTGGCACTTGGCTAAACCTTCTTTATGGTGACCAAGACGGTGTTTTGGACGAGGACTACCCACTTACCATGGGGCAAACATCTGGCGGAAGCACTTTCCAAATCGATCTGACCACAGGATACAACGTTTCCGAAATGGTCTACCTTGGCCTTAACGCTACATATAATACTACTGCCGCTGGAGAAAGCTTTAACGGCACTGACATCGTGGATGAAGATGGCGATGGATATGGATTTTATGGTGTAGCCGGCTATGTACAGGCCTCCACTTCTGATAGATTCTCCATAGGATTACGTGGTGAATATTTTAATGTATTCAACAACGGCCTGGAGGGTGTAGTCGGTGTTGACACCGATGGCGACGGCAACGTCTTTGCCGTAACCCTTTCGGGCAATTATAAAATCGTAGAAAACTTTACCCTTATCCCAGAAGTAAGACTGGACTCCATGTCAGAAGAAGATTACTTTGTAAACAATGAACTTGCAGGTTCTAAAAGCTTATCATCATTCTTACTAGCAGCCGTATTCTCATTCTAATTTTTTTCTGACAAACTGAAATTTTTCAAAAAAAACCACGCGCTTTGTAAAAAGCCGTGGTTTTTTCTGTTTTATGCCAAAACATCAATTTCAGGTTTTACAAAACACCAAAAACCCTACAAAACACACATTTATCAAACACAAAGGCCAGCAAAAACACAACATTAGCGACCATATAAAATATTTATCAGTACATAATTTTACATTTTTAAAAAATACATAGATAAAAAACTGATTTAACCGCAACCTTTTTCCTTTAAATCCGAATAGTATAGTGTAAGGAATTAAACAACAACATATAAATAATACGACGATGGTTAAATTAGCTGTAATGGTTGCTGCCGGGTTCTTTGGATTTGAATCTATTGAAGCTTTTGGGCAGGATAAAGAACGAAGGGAACTTAAAGGTCCAAAAGCCAAAAATTACAAACCTTGGAAAGACCAAGCCAGAAAAGGCACTTTAGTGGTCGACATCAACGGTGAACTGACCAAAGGACCAAAGGCCAAAAACCAGAAGTTGTGGGAAAGGGATACTAAAAAAGTGGAAATCAACACTGATCTTCAGCCTATCTCTAAACCGAAAGGACCAAAAGCAAAAAACCAAAAGCCCTGGGAAAACAACTAGGCGCAAATAGTTTGTCAGAAAACAAAAGGCTACCATTTTTGGTAGCCTTTCTTGTTTTATTGCTTGCGCATATAACGGATCAAACGGAAAAGCTGTGGGGATTGGGGATGGTTCAAAAGAACTTTATTGTGTTAACCCGGTTTCAATGCCGTTTAGTCAGTGCACATCTGGAAATATGAGTTCTAAATTTTCCCTTGGACAGTTATTTTTCTTGCCTAATTCCAAGATGGTTTTCAGCTCTTTACCATTGTTACTTTTTTGCTACAGGTCAAAAAAGTCACCAAAAAAACCCGTCGCTGTGCATCTATTGATCTAAAATTAAAACCTTCCCTCATGCAGGCAAACTCCTCCTGTCTAAAACCAGGTAAACCTTTTTTAACTGCCTACATTCTTTTTGGTCAGAATTCGTCAAACCTGTCTAAAGCCAGGCAGGCCTGTCTAGCAGCGAGATAGACAAGCCTGCCTTCTTGCCCGCCCGCTTTTAGTAGCTGTTATTTTGTCCAAAAAAGATTACCTTAAGTAAGGGAACAGCGTCACTTTTCCCTGTTTTGGTCTTATTTACTTGTTTTGCTGCGGTTTTAGCCAATAACCAGTTTCTATGGAAGGCTTACTACTATGAGAATTTAGGCAAGCTATTTAATATCATAATAATTCGATCTACAATTAACCATTAAATACCCTATGAAAACACATGTATTATTACTACTATTTTTATGTACACTTTCGAACTACACGATTGGACAGGTTGGAGAAGAGCGACGGCCTAATATTGTTTTTTGCCTTGCCGATGACTGGGGCTGGCCCCATGCAGGAGCTTATGGGGACAGCACCGTGAAGACACCAAACTTTGACAGGCTCGCCGAAGAAGGCGTCCTCTTTAATAAAGCGTACGTGTCAAGTCCCTCGTGTACACCAAGTAGAAATGCATTTATTACTGGAAAATACCATTGGGAACTAGGTCCTGGCGCCAACCTTTGGAGTACACTTCCCGTGGAGCACCAGAGCTTTATTCATCTTTTAGCTGATGAAGGCTATGTTACGGGAAGGACAGAAGCAAAGACATGGGGACCAGGAAACCTGGACAGTTGGATTTCCCACCATGGCAGTCATCCTTCTAACGATGCTTATCAGACCTTTGGGGATTTTCTCGATAAGACAGAGGCAAAAGATAAACCATTTTTCTTTTGGCTAGGCACATCAGACCCTCATCGTGTATATGAAAAAGGCACTGGAAAGGACAGTGGAATAGATATTTCAAAAGTCCATATGTTCAAGCATTACCCAAATGTGGAAACAGTGCGAAGTGATGTAGCAGATTATTATGTGGAAGTGCAGCGATGGGACAGCCTTGTGGGCTCGGTCATTGCTCAACTTGAAGCAATGGACATGCTGGACAATACCATTATTATCATGACAGGAGATCATGGGATGCCATTTCCACGTGGCAAAGGAAACCTTTACGATTCGGGTGTTCGCGTACCTTTTGCAGTGTATTGGGGCAGTCAGGTAGCAGAAGGACGCAAAGTAGAGGACTTTATTTCCTTTGCGGATATTGCTCCCACATTACTTGAAGCAGCCGGAGTGAAGGTACCCAGCGATATGACGGGCGAGAGTTTTATGAATATTTTAATGTCCGAAAAATCAGGAAGGGTAGACCCTGAAGAACGTTCAGCCATCGTGTTTGGCAGAGAGCGGCATGTGCCGGCGCAAGAAGAGCCTAATATGGGCGGGTATCCATCCCGCGGATACCGTAACGATGAATTTCTTTACATTCGTAATTACCAGCCATCCCTATGGCCTGCAGGCACCGGCCAATTAGGCGCTACCAATTACCCTAATCAATGGTATGCTGACTGTGATGGAGGCCCTACCAAAAATTATATAATTGCCAATAAGGACAAGGACTTGGAACACATTTTTGCATACCAACTTTGCTTCGCAAAAAGACCTGCGGAGGAACTCTATGATCTAACAAAAGACCCAGATCAGCTGATCAATGTCGCTGCCCAGGCGGATTACGCAGACGAGTTGGAAAGCCTGAGGGAGAAGTTGCAGCAAAAACTATTAAAACTAAATGATCCCCGTGCAGTGGACCCAGATTATGATGGGTTTGACCAATATCCTTATCTAGGGGGAGGAGGCGGAAAAAAGCCATAACAGGATGTCTTAGTAAGGGGGAGTGTGCAGCTCGAAAAGTGTCATGGATTTGGTTTGAAGTGGCCTGCGGGCATGGTTTTTAGTGACTTCAAACCTATGCTGTGTTTTTCCTAGGGACATGCAGAAGCTTATTTAATTCAATGCTAAATCGAATTATCATAGAATTAAATCTGTGCTAAAACCTTGGGGATATTGATTTGATGCGTAAATTGCACGTCATCATTACAATAATTCCAATTGGCCTATGAACTATCCTACCATAAGGAACGTATGCTGGTTTCTTTTTCTATTGACCATTACCGGAAATCAGCTTATTGCACAGGAACATGCATCTAGCAAAAGCCCTTACCTTCAGAATAGAATACCATTAGCGTCTTCACCATACTTGGAGCTTCCCTTGGGGAGTATTTCCCCAGAAGGATGGTTGGAGGAGCAATTGGTACGGATGAAAGATGGCCTTACCGGTCATTTGGATACTATTTATCCAACTGTCATGGGAGAGCGAAATGGTTGGCTGGGAGGAGACGGTGACGGTTGGGAGCGAGGGCCCTATTGGATTGATGGACTTTTGCCTTTGGCTTATATCCTGAAGGATGAGCAGCTGATCAAAAAAGTCCAGCCCTGGGTAACATGGACACTCGAAAACCAAGCGGACAATGGCTATATCGGACCGGTCCCTTTTGCCGAAGAACCTACCTATGAAGCAGGTTTACAAAGAGGCATGCGAAAAGATTGGTGGCCGAAGATGGTGATGCTAAAAGTCCTCAAACAATATTATGGCGCCACAGGTGACCAACGGGTCATCGACGTGCTGACCAAGTATTTTAAGTTCCAATTAAAGGAGCTTCCCAATACGCCTTTGGACAAATGGACTTTCTGGGCCAATCGACGAGGTGGAGATAACTTACAAGTAGTCTATTGGCTATATAATATCACGGGAGATGACTTTTTGTTGGACTTGGGAGACCTCATTGCTGAACAAACGTTCCCTTGGACCAATGTATTCTTGAATGATGAAAATAACGTGGATCCTCAGTCACCGTGGTATTTTTATCAAATGAAGCGATACCCTTTCGATCAGGAAGAGATAGACCTATTGACGGTATCAAAAATAGGGGGGATTCACACGGTGAATTTGGCACAAGGCCTAAAAATGCCTGCTGTAAGATACCTTCAGGATAAGGACGAGCAGCACCTTAGCGCTACCAAGGAAGCGTTGGCTGATATTAGAAAGTACCATGGCCAACCACAGGGGATGTATGGTGGAGATGAACCACTGCATGGAAATGCCCCTGTACAAGGGGTGGAATTTTGCTCTATTGCGGAGGGGATGTTTTCACTGGAGACTATCCTAAAGATAACCGGTGACATGTCCTATGCAGATCACCTTGAGAAGATCACCTATAATGCGCTGCCCACCCAGGCATCGGATGATTTTATGACCCGGCAGTATTTTCAGGCGGCCAATCAAGTGAAATTGACCGATAAGATGGAAGTGTCTTTTGAGACCAACCATCATAAAGGAACGGATTTCGTGTTTGGCACACTATCAGGATACCCCTGCTGTACTTCCAATATGCATCAGTCTTGGCCAAAGTACGTCCAGAACCTTTGGTATGCCACTGCTGATGGAGGCGTCGCGGCGCTGCTTTATGCACCCAGTGAAGTGGAACTAAAAGTAGGAAATGGAGCGATCTTAAAAGTGAAGGAGGAAACAGGGTATCCTTTTCGGGAGGTGGTCAATTTCTCGATGACTCTTAGTGAGTCTACATCATTTCCTTTTCATCTTAGGATCCCCGGATGGGCAAATGAAGCCCAAATTAGCATTAATGGGGATCTTTGGGAAGGGACGGTTAGGGATCAGGTAGCCATCATCGATCGAGTATGGCAAAACGGGGATCAGGTAACCCTGCAGTTGCCCATGGAAATTAAGTCGTCCCAATGGTACCAGTTTTCATCTGCCATCGAAAGGGGACCCTTGGTTTATTCCTTGAAGATAGAAGATAAAAAGGTGACCAAAAACCGAGACGATGGATACGGTGAATTTATTGAAGTACATCCCGTGTCAGATTGGAACTATGGCCTATTGCAGCATGAACTGGATGACCTGCGGGAGCATGTAGAGGCAATAGAGATCGATTGGGATGGTTCCTATCCATGGAACCTTGAAAATGCCCCCATCCAACTGAAAATGTCTGGTGCCAAAGTACCGGATTGGAGGCTTCAAAATGATGTTCCGGTAATGCCGGGGTTTTGGAGCAAAACCATTGAAAGCAAGTCCTTGATCGAAAATATTACCTTGGTGCCTTATGGCTGTACGACATTAAGAATTACTGAATTTCCGGTTTATAATGTGCATCACTAAATTCTGGAACTGTATTCTTCTTCGCTTGAGAGAGTAGACCGCAGTGAGATAGACAAGTCTACCTTCTTGCCCGCCCGCTTTTTAATTTCTTAACGCCCAATACCTGCAAGGCGGATTCGGTTAATAAGTCCCAAAAAGGTGTCGCTTCCTTATGACGGCCCTTGGTATGCCTGTTTTCCAGCAGGTGGCGGAGGCCGTTAAGAAAGGGAGTTGGCTCGCGTTGTGGAACAGCGAGACCCACTCGCTTTTAGGCCGTAGCCATCGGGTGGAAATTAAAATGGGTGACGGATCCCCGTCGCAGGGGAAATCCCTGCCCCATTAAAAACCACCTCATCTTATCCACTAAAGGTATTTCCCAAATGCTGGTCCTGCGCCTTAATTTTTTCAAAATCCAAATATTGTTCCCAAAAAGCCTCCTCCGGCAGTGCCGCTCTTAGATAGAGCTTCTCTTTCTTTACAGGATGGACAAAAATCAGGTGGAAAGCATGTAGGTTGATACTGGCATCCGGATTGGGCTTGGAGAAGCCATAGCGAAGGTCGCCACGGATGGGACATCCCATCGCCGCTAGCTGTACCCTGATCTGGTGTGGACGACCGGTCTTGGGGCGCACCTCCACTAGCCAGTGATCATTGAGCTTACCTAAGCGCTTATAGTCCAGCTCTGCCCGCTTGGCTCCCTCTATTTCTTTGTCGTAGGCAGTGGTGACATTTCGGTCCCCATCCTTTATCAAGTAATGGGTCAATTTCCCGATCTCCTCTTTTGGGCGTTTTTTGACGATAGCCCAGTAAACCTTGTGCACCTCTCTTTTTTTGAAAAGCACCATCATTCGCTCCAAGGCTTTTGAAGTACGCGCAAACACGACTAGCCCACTCACCGGACGATCGATCCGATGAACAGGATGCAAAAACACTGCACCAGGCTTATCATATTTGGCGGCAATATATTCCTTGCAATAGTCCGTCAGCGTTTTGTCTCCCGTGTGGTCACCCTGCACGAGCACTCCCGAATGTTTATTCACCACCAGAAGGTGATTATCTTCATATACTACAGTAAATGGTTGCTTTGCCATGTTTTGAGACATTAGAATTGAGATGTGAGGTAGTAGGCGATCTTGGAGTTATTTCTTATCAGTATTTCCGGTGGCAAGTCCGCTTTC
Coding sequences within it:
- a CDS encoding ammonium transporter, whose translation is MKWSFNDLAQVSTDALAQGADLSADITQNLLTTNNVWMMLSTALVFIMHLGFAGVEAGFGQAKNTVNILFKNTVTPIIGIVSYAVCGFFLMYPGFDVPGWFGFDGAGWSMFWFAPEKADVTAGYADGGYTYWTDFLFQAMFAATAATIVSGAIAERVKLWAYLLFTVIYVGIVYPIIGSWKWGGGMLDSWGFYDFAGSTLVHSVGGWGALAGVILVGPRIGKYVNGKTVDKPGASVPLAVIGVFLLWLGWFGFNGGSVLSADPALVSFVLVTTSLAACAGGLGGFLAGYFVFKRLDLGMVLNGILAGLVGITAGADVINPGPALIVGFIAGILVVMSAVILDKMHLDDVVGAVSVHLTCGIWGTLAVGIFSTNPDHSFLTQLTGVVVCGITAFICAFVIFYVLKVTVGIRVSEEHEKTGLDSHEHGIRGYTIVYDE
- a CDS encoding porin; translated protein: MKKLQLLIVLLCLGSLTTVMAQDLSKVSISGSVDAYYRANFNAPNKELPNGTFVAPATSFANRPGFALGMANIITAYEGEKVGFVADLVFGPRGTDAVFNSTGSSNIVNQLYMYWNVSDAVTFTFGNFNTFLGYEVISPAANFNYSTSYMFSYGPFSHTGLKADIALSENWSLMAAVMNPTDWTEFNWAGSYTGGLQLGYENDNGGTWLNLLYGDQDGVLDEDYPLTMGQTSGGSTFQIDLTTGYNVSEMVYLGLNATYNTTAAGESFNGTDIVDEDGDGYGFYGVAGYVQASTSDRFSIGLRGEYFNVFNNGLEGVVGVDTDGDGNVFAVTLSGNYKIVENFTLIPEVRLDSMSEEDYFVNNELAGSKSLSSFLLAAVFSF
- a CDS encoding sulfatase family protein; its protein translation is MKTHVLLLLFLCTLSNYTIGQVGEERRPNIVFCLADDWGWPHAGAYGDSTVKTPNFDRLAEEGVLFNKAYVSSPSCTPSRNAFITGKYHWELGPGANLWSTLPVEHQSFIHLLADEGYVTGRTEAKTWGPGNLDSWISHHGSHPSNDAYQTFGDFLDKTEAKDKPFFFWLGTSDPHRVYEKGTGKDSGIDISKVHMFKHYPNVETVRSDVADYYVEVQRWDSLVGSVIAQLEAMDMLDNTIIIMTGDHGMPFPRGKGNLYDSGVRVPFAVYWGSQVAEGRKVEDFISFADIAPTLLEAAGVKVPSDMTGESFMNILMSEKSGRVDPEERSAIVFGRERHVPAQEEPNMGGYPSRGYRNDEFLYIRNYQPSLWPAGTGQLGATNYPNQWYADCDGGPTKNYIIANKDKDLEHIFAYQLCFAKRPAEELYDLTKDPDQLINVAAQADYADELESLREKLQQKLLKLNDPRAVDPDYDGFDQYPYLGGGGGKKP
- a CDS encoding beta-L-arabinofuranosidase domain-containing protein produces the protein MNYPTIRNVCWFLFLLTITGNQLIAQEHASSKSPYLQNRIPLASSPYLELPLGSISPEGWLEEQLVRMKDGLTGHLDTIYPTVMGERNGWLGGDGDGWERGPYWIDGLLPLAYILKDEQLIKKVQPWVTWTLENQADNGYIGPVPFAEEPTYEAGLQRGMRKDWWPKMVMLKVLKQYYGATGDQRVIDVLTKYFKFQLKELPNTPLDKWTFWANRRGGDNLQVVYWLYNITGDDFLLDLGDLIAEQTFPWTNVFLNDENNVDPQSPWYFYQMKRYPFDQEEIDLLTVSKIGGIHTVNLAQGLKMPAVRYLQDKDEQHLSATKEALADIRKYHGQPQGMYGGDEPLHGNAPVQGVEFCSIAEGMFSLETILKITGDMSYADHLEKITYNALPTQASDDFMTRQYFQAANQVKLTDKMEVSFETNHHKGTDFVFGTLSGYPCCTSNMHQSWPKYVQNLWYATADGGVAALLYAPSEVELKVGNGAILKVKEETGYPFREVVNFSMTLSESTSFPFHLRIPGWANEAQISINGDLWEGTVRDQVAIIDRVWQNGDQVTLQLPMEIKSSQWYQFSSAIERGPLVYSLKIEDKKVTKNRDDGYGEFIEVHPVSDWNYGLLQHELDDLREHVEAIEIDWDGSYPWNLENAPIQLKMSGAKVPDWRLQNDVPVMPGFWSKTIESKSLIENITLVPYGCTTLRITEFPVYNVHH
- a CDS encoding RluA family pseudouridine synthase, whose protein sequence is MAKQPFTVVYEDNHLLVVNKHSGVLVQGDHTGDKTLTDYCKEYIAAKYDKPGAVFLHPVHRIDRPVSGLVVFARTSKALERMMVLFKKREVHKVYWAIVKKRPKEEIGKLTHYLIKDGDRNVTTAYDKEIEGAKRAELDYKRLGKLNDHWLVEVRPKTGRPHQIRVQLAAMGCPIRGDLRYGFSKPNPDASINLHAFHLIFVHPVKKEKLYLRAALPEEAFWEQYLDFEKIKAQDQHLGNTFSG